In Streptococcus parasuis, the following proteins share a genomic window:
- a CDS encoding class IIb bacteriocin, lactobin A/cerein 7B family, with translation MDLIVYQEINAEELCGILGGGNLGAAVGGCLGGMLLAWAGGPVTGLGYAVVCGTAGLATYYYF, from the coding sequence ATGGATCTTATTGTTTATCAAGAAATCAATGCAGAAGAGTTATGTGGGATCCTTGGAGGTGGTAACCTTGGTGCTGCAGTAGGCGGCTGTTTAGGTGGTATGTTATTGGCTTGGGCAGGGGGGCCGGTAACAGGATTGGGCTATGCAGTTGTTTGTGGTACTGCTGGATTGGCGACCTATTATTACTTTTGA
- a CDS encoding Blp family class II bacteriocin: protein MNTKTIEQFNVISTDTLATVEGGFSDRDCVNAIFGTAITTAGAGFVGGMATFGVTSLPGAFVGFHVGAIAGGLVCVGGKIGSKFG from the coding sequence ATGAATACAAAAACAATCGAACAATTCAACGTGATTAGTACTGATACTCTTGCTACTGTAGAGGGTGGTTTTTCAGATAGAGATTGCGTAAATGCGATATTTGGTACTGCAATTACAACAGCGGGAGCAGGCTTTGTGGGTGGTATGGCAACATTTGGTGTAACTTCCTTGCCGGGAGCATTTGTAGGATTTCATGTTGGAGCAATAGCTGGTGGTCTTGTATGTGTAGGTGGTAAAATTGGAAGTAAGTTTGGATAA
- a CDS encoding CPBP family intramembrane glutamic endopeptidase, whose translation MGETTTGFKNNHIYALAILLLYVFGVGFIKSELLFDLSVLLIGCVTLILLYYQGYGKIFQLDKISRRPILAICLGFVALTIWSIIVNRLFPVPENQKLLDTYSGTGLELYLFYIYGIFIGPISEELVFRALIIKNLERFRSIGLDLLVSAVFFSLAHTVLQGIKLSDFVVYFGIGLIYGTLFKRSKTIYPALILHIIWNAWLFWVSS comes from the coding sequence ATGGGGGAGACTACTACTGGTTTTAAAAATAACCATATTTATGCTCTTGCAATCTTACTGTTATATGTATTTGGAGTGGGATTTATCAAGAGTGAGTTGTTGTTCGATCTTTCAGTCTTACTTATTGGCTGTGTAACGCTTATATTGCTGTACTATCAGGGATATGGGAAAATATTTCAGTTAGATAAAATTAGTAGAAGACCAATACTGGCTATTTGTTTAGGTTTTGTTGCCTTGACCATTTGGTCAATCATTGTGAATCGTCTCTTTCCTGTACCAGAAAATCAAAAGCTTCTCGATACTTATAGTGGAACAGGATTAGAATTATATCTCTTTTATATTTATGGAATTTTCATCGGTCCAATTAGCGAAGAACTTGTGTTTCGTGCCTTGATTATTAAAAATTTGGAACGTTTTAGAAGTATAGGCTTGGACCTCTTGGTGTCAGCAGTATTTTTCTCCCTTGCTCATACAGTTCTTCAGGGCATTAAATTATCTGATTTTGTTGTTTATTTTGGAATAGGTCTGATTTACGGTACTCTATTTAAGCGTTCGAAAACGATTTATCCTGCCCTAATCCTACATATTATTTGGAATGCTTGGCTCTTCTGGGTTTCTAGTTAG
- a CDS encoding CPBP family intramembrane glutamic endopeptidase — translation MRLLKLCGLIVLTIFLSLVVQIPIYLGINMFKGSVVLKITILLIAFLLLLGCLSLVKVKCFPNIPVKKYLSLRTTVGWTLLSFLLIIGIKSMLIGFGLDLASANNDDIVQQFNSPNMLVMLVALHFTGPILEEVVFRGIFQESLMRLNPTQKYLPIFLSSFLFAYAHTYVLSANLLDYFISGLLFSVLYCKQRQLRDSIFAHILTNSLITVSYIIAGLLLK, via the coding sequence ATGAGGTTACTAAAACTATGTGGTTTGATTGTGTTAACAATCTTCTTAAGTTTAGTGGTACAAATTCCAATTTATTTAGGGATTAATATGTTTAAAGGGAGTGTTGTTCTTAAAATAACGATTTTGTTAATAGCTTTCTTGCTGTTATTGGGATGCTTATCACTGGTCAAAGTCAAGTGTTTTCCTAATATCCCTGTTAAAAAATATCTCTCTTTGAGAACGACTGTAGGTTGGACGCTATTATCATTCTTGTTAATTATTGGGATTAAATCGATGTTGATAGGTTTCGGCTTGGATTTGGCTTCTGCTAACAATGACGATATCGTGCAACAATTCAATTCACCCAATATGTTGGTTATGCTAGTGGCTCTTCATTTCACAGGTCCAATTCTTGAAGAAGTTGTCTTTAGGGGGATTTTTCAAGAGAGTCTTATGAGATTAAACCCAACTCAAAAATACCTTCCTATCTTCCTCTCATCATTTCTTTTTGCTTATGCCCATACCTATGTACTATCTGCTAATTTACTGGATTATTTTATAAGCGGCCTCCTTTTTAGTGTCTTATATTGTAAACAAAGACAATTACGAGATAGCATATTTGCTCATATTTTAACAAATTCACTCATCACTGTGTCATATATTATAGCAGGACTACTGCTGAAATAA
- a CDS encoding ComC/BlpC family leader-containing pheromone/bacteriocin, which yields MNTKKMERFNTLNSEALATVQGGEGGWFLPLLPTYSQILSSICGLADGLKGRKHKGSC from the coding sequence ATGAATACAAAGAAAATGGAACGATTTAACACACTTAACTCTGAGGCCCTTGCAACTGTTCAAGGTGGTGAGGGAGGATGGTTTCTCCCATTGTTACCAACTTATAGTCAAATTTTATCTAGTATTTGCGGTCTTGCAGATGGGTTGAAAGGTAGAAAGCATAAAGGAAGTTGCTAG
- a CDS encoding IS630 family transposase (programmed frameshift) produces the protein MTKEFTQTQVEELKQALKNKNNAPHHRKIQALILYSECHNLTSVAKSVGFVHQTVRNLLNRYLNGGLEALLKENRGGRRRSYMTHEEEEVFLKEHLSSSLNGEFVTVNTLFKAYQERVGHKTTREGFYALLKRHGWRKVSPRPQHPKKADAETILRLKIKSLFEERTSKRFIDEKEYQKIRLMYQDEAGFGRISKLGSCWSPKGYRPHVASHHIREYRYCYGAVDAHTGDSFFIIAGGCNSDWMNEFLLQLSAAYPEDYIILVMDNAIWHKSQTLNIPKNIEFTFIPPYTPEMNPIEQVWAEIRKLGFKNKVFRTLNEVIDKLEEVIQTLTAYQLKSIVHRDWTSAIFDFN, from the exons ATGACAAAAGAATTTACCCAGACACAAGTTGAAGAATTAAAGCAAGCACTTAAAAACAAAAATAATGCTCCGCATCATAGAAAAATACAGGCACTCATTCTTTATTCTGAATGCCATAATTTAACATCCGTAGCTAAATCGGTAGGTTTTGTCCATCAGACAGTCCGAAACTTATTGAATCGCTATCTAAATGGTGGCTTAGAGGCCCTATTAAAGGAAAATCGTGGTGGTCGCCGCCGTTCGTATATGACGCATGAGGAGGAAGAAGTTTTCCTTAAAGAGCATCTCTCTTCCTCTTTGAATGGAGAATTCGTTACCGTTAATACCCTCTTTAAAGCTTATCAAGAGAGAGTTGGGCACAAGACAACCCGAGAAGGTTTCTATGCTCTCCTGAAACGTCATGGTTGGCGTAAAGTTAGCCCACGTCCCCAACATCCGAAAAAAGCAGACGCCGAAACCATTTTA CGTCTAAAAATAAAATCTTTATTCGAGGAGAGAACGAGTAAGCGCTTTATTGATGAGAAAGAATATCAAAAAATCCGCCTTATGTATCAAGATGAGGCGGGTTTCGGGCGTATCAGTAAACTTGGTTCGTGTTGGTCTCCAAAAGGTTATCGGCCTCACGTAGCAAGTCACCATATTCGTGAGTACCGCTATTGTTATGGAGCTGTGGATGCCCATACAGGTGACTCATTTTTCATCATAGCAGGTGGATGCAATAGTGATTGGATGAATGAGTTTTTACTCCAGTTATCAGCAGCTTATCCAGAGGATTATATTATTTTAGTCATGGATAATGCCATCTGGCATAAATCTCAGACCTTAAATATTCCTAAGAATATTGAATTTACATTCATTCCACCCTATACCCCTGAAATGAATCCTATTGAGCAAGTCTGGGCTGAGATTCGTAAACTTGGTTTCAAGAATAAAGTATTTAGGACGTTAAATGAGGTAATCGATAAACTTGAAGAGGTTATTCAAACCTTAACTGCTTATCAACTAAAATCAATTGTACATAGAGACTGGACTTCCGCTATTTTTGATTTTAACTGA
- a CDS encoding CPBP family intramembrane glutamic endopeptidase, whose translation MAKRIKYLVIALIFPIIFGIARFVVNQGDYKYREMLVVIVCLIFLIGAIKYAQRVNLIVVRFLTKKECIQLLLLLLLDILFVYIYASIFHVSSRASTAFSEQRVTGYSISYILSVSIFGPIEEELIFRGFIQNGVFQNSVLGLILTSCLFAFVHGPVNMISFLFYAISGIIYGISYKVSDNLSLPILSHIGYNSFVILVSLL comes from the coding sequence ATGGCAAAGAGAATAAAATATTTAGTAATTGCTTTGATTTTCCCAATCATTTTTGGAATAGCAAGATTTGTTGTTAATCAGGGAGATTACAAATATCGCGAAATGCTAGTAGTTATAGTATGCCTGATATTTCTAATTGGAGCTATTAAGTATGCCCAGAGAGTGAATCTGATTGTGGTTCGCTTTCTAACAAAAAAAGAATGCATTCAGTTATTGCTATTATTATTATTGGATATTCTCTTTGTTTATATCTATGCAAGTATCTTTCATGTCTCTTCAAGAGCTTCGACTGCTTTTTCAGAGCAAAGAGTTACTGGTTACAGTATTTCATATATTTTATCAGTGTCAATTTTTGGTCCTATTGAAGAAGAGCTTATCTTTAGAGGTTTTATTCAAAATGGAGTATTCCAAAATTCAGTATTAGGACTAATCTTAACTTCCTGCTTATTTGCTTTTGTTCACGGTCCGGTAAACATGATTTCTTTCCTATTTTATGCAATCTCTGGAATAATTTATGGTATTTCCTATAAAGTAAGTGATAATTTATCTTTGCCAATTTTAAGTCATATTGGCTACAATAGCTTTGTTATACTAGTCTCTCTCTTGTAA
- a CDS encoding peptide cleavage/export ABC transporter produces MTAYKRTFVPQIDARDCGVAALASIAKFYGSDYSLAHLRELAKTNKEGTTALGIVKAAKEMGFETRAIQADMSLFDMDDVPYPFIVHVNKEGKLQHYYVVYHNKKDHLIIGDPDPTVKVTKMTKERFASEWTGVAIFLAPEPSYKPHKDKKNGLMSFLPLIFRQRALIFYIVLASLLVTLINIGGSYYLQGILDEYIPNQMKSTLGIISIGLIITYILQQMMSFSRDYLLTVLSQRLSIDVILSYIRHIFELPMSFFATRRTGEVISRFTDANSIIDALASTILSLFLDVSILTIVGGVLLVQNTNLFLLSLISVPIYIIIIFAFMKPFEKMNNDVMQSNSMVSSAIIEDINGIETIKSLTSEESRYQKIDSEFVDYLDKSFKLSKYSILQTTLKQGAQLILNIVILWFGAQLVMNGHISVGQLITFNTLLSYFTNPLENIINLQTKLQSAKVANNRLNEVYLVESEFSNSQTLTDSQFLTGDIRFEDLSYKYGFGRDTLSDINLTIKQGDKVSLVGISGSGKTTLAKMIVNFFEPYKGRITINNNDLKLIDKKTLRQHINYLPQQAYIFSGSILENLTLGANQLISQEDIIRACEIAEIRQDIEQMPMGYQTELSDGAGLSGGQKQRIALARALLTKAPVLILDEATSGLDVLTEKKVIDNLMAMADKTIIFVAHRLSISERTNQVIVLDQGKVIETGSHHELMTKQGFYHHLFSK; encoded by the coding sequence ATGACAGCTTACAAACGAACTTTTGTTCCTCAAATCGATGCCAGAGACTGTGGTGTGGCTGCTTTAGCCTCTATTGCCAAGTTTTATGGTTCTGATTATTCCCTAGCTCATTTGAGAGAATTGGCCAAAACCAATAAGGAAGGAACGACCGCACTTGGTATCGTCAAAGCAGCCAAAGAGATGGGCTTTGAAACTAGAGCCATCCAGGCTGACATGAGCCTCTTTGATATGGATGATGTTCCCTATCCCTTCATCGTTCACGTCAATAAAGAAGGCAAACTGCAACACTACTATGTGGTCTATCACAACAAAAAAGACCACCTCATCATTGGTGATCCTGACCCTACTGTCAAAGTCACCAAGATGACCAAGGAGCGGTTTGCTTCTGAATGGACAGGCGTCGCTATCTTTCTGGCTCCAGAACCCAGCTATAAGCCTCACAAAGATAAAAAGAACGGCCTGATGAGCTTTCTCCCTCTTATTTTCAGGCAACGTGCGCTTATCTTTTATATCGTCTTGGCTAGCCTTTTGGTGACGCTTATCAATATTGGTGGTTCTTACTACCTGCAAGGGATTTTGGATGAATACATTCCTAATCAAATGAAGTCAACCTTGGGGATTATCTCCATCGGCCTGATTATCACCTACATCCTCCAGCAGATGATGAGTTTCTCACGAGATTACCTTTTGACTGTGCTCAGCCAGCGGCTAAGTATTGATGTGATTCTTTCCTATATCCGTCATATCTTTGAACTGCCCATGTCCTTCTTCGCGACGCGGCGGACTGGTGAGGTTATCTCTCGCTTTACAGATGCCAATTCAATCATTGATGCCCTGGCATCGACCATTTTGTCACTCTTCCTTGATGTCTCTATTTTGACCATCGTCGGTGGTGTGCTTTTGGTACAAAACACCAACCTCTTCCTGCTCTCCTTAATTTCAGTTCCCATTTACATCATCATTATTTTTGCTTTTATGAAGCCGTTTGAGAAGATGAATAACGATGTTATGCAGAGCAATTCCATGGTCAGCTCTGCCATTATCGAAGACATCAACGGCATTGAAACCATCAAATCCTTGACCAGCGAAGAAAGCCGCTACCAGAAGATTGATAGCGAGTTCGTAGATTACCTGGACAAATCCTTCAAACTCAGTAAATACTCTATCCTGCAAACTACCCTTAAACAGGGAGCTCAGCTCATTCTAAATATTGTCATCTTGTGGTTTGGGGCTCAGCTAGTCATGAACGGACACATTTCAGTTGGACAACTGATCACCTTCAACACCCTTCTATCTTATTTTACCAATCCTTTAGAAAATATTATAAACCTCCAAACCAAGCTCCAGTCTGCCAAGGTGGCTAACAATCGCCTGAATGAAGTCTATCTGGTTGAGTCTGAATTCAGTAACAGTCAGACCTTAACAGATTCACAGTTCCTGACTGGCGATATTCGCTTTGAAGACCTTTCCTATAAGTACGGTTTCGGACGTGACACCCTATCGGATATCAATCTGACCATCAAACAAGGCGATAAGGTCAGTCTAGTGGGAATTAGCGGCTCAGGAAAGACAACCTTGGCCAAGATGATTGTCAATTTCTTTGAGCCTTACAAGGGTCGAATCACCATCAACAACAATGACCTTAAACTAATTGATAAAAAGACGCTTCGGCAACACATTAACTACCTCCCACAACAAGCTTATATCTTCAGTGGTTCAATCTTAGAAAACTTGACTTTAGGGGCTAATCAACTGATTAGTCAGGAAGATATTATCAGAGCTTGTGAGATCGCTGAAATTCGACAAGATATCGAGCAGATGCCTATGGGCTATCAAACAGAATTGTCTGACGGAGCTGGCTTATCGGGTGGTCAAAAGCAACGGATTGCTTTGGCTAGGGCTCTACTGACTAAAGCCCCTGTTCTTATTCTTGATGAAGCCACTAGCGGCCTTGATGTGCTAACGGAGAAAAAGGTCATTGATAATTTAATGGCCATGGCAGACAAGACCATTATCTTTGTCGCACACCGCCTCAGTATTTCTGAGCGAACCAACCAAGTTATCGTTCTTGACCAAGGGAAGGTCATTGAGACTGGTTCACATCACGAATTGATGACCAAACAAGGTTTCTACCATCATCTATTTAGCAAGTAA
- a CDS encoding ComC/BlpC family leader-containing pheromone/bacteriocin — MTKHRTSLTAFTELSPSELHRISGGDWWSDWMKYFPRSKQTIDSNNKYKLG; from the coding sequence ATGACCAAGCATCGAACTTCTCTCACTGCATTCACAGAGCTTTCTCCTTCAGAACTTCACCGCATCTCTGGGGGAGATTGGTGGAGTGATTGGATGAAATATTTTCCTAGGTCAAAGCAAACCATAGACAGCAATAATAAATATAAACTGGGCTAA
- the tnpA gene encoding IS200/IS605-like element ISSsu4 family transposase gives MAQKAHSLSHTKWLCKYHIVFTPKYRRKIIYNQYRSSLGEIFRRLCSYKGVEIIEGHLMPDHVHMLVSIPPRLSVSSFMGYLKGKSALMMFDKHANLKYKFGNRHFWAEGYYVSTVGLNEATIKKYIQEQEKHDIALDKLSVKEYEDPFRDNGK, from the coding sequence ATGGCACAAAAGGCACATAGTTTATCACATACAAAGTGGTTGTGTAAGTACCACATTGTCTTCACACCTAAGTATAGACGAAAAATCATCTATAATCAATATCGAAGTAGTTTGGGAGAAATATTCCGACGTTTGTGTAGTTATAAAGGCGTAGAAATTATCGAAGGACATCTGATGCCGGATCATGTTCATATGTTAGTCAGTATTCCTCCGAGATTAAGTGTATCAAGCTTTATGGGATATTTAAAAGGTAAGAGTGCTCTTATGATGTTTGATAAACACGCTAATCTCAAATATAAATTTGGCAATCGTCATTTCTGGGCAGAGGGATACTATGTAAGTACGGTTGGACTTAATGAAGCCACAATAAAGAAATATATACAAGAACAGGAAAAACATGATATAGCACTTGATAAGTTAAGTGTAAAAGAGTATGAAGATCCCTTTAGGGATAATGGCAAGTAG
- a CDS encoding GHKL domain-containing protein has translation MSVLNYIIESVVSLGSLIVLFFSVNRLKYSIRSILLVILLRVSVAALFATLSQLFSSQFLSYFDTPLYGFLLAMILLRPLPKTLLIFYGLLPFTLENLFYRMVSYFVLPLLGQSSGIIEDTPTFILVNFLSISAALFFLKWLKYDFVKLRTDNLVTEDKRLLYLTNWVMVAYYILIQTLTYLEYDIGLPTMAHRQFILVTYLVIFMGIIKQLDFHLRKKLQEQLDFQQALQLKSLEDYSKQVEDLYREVKCFRHDYANLMTTLRLAIEDNDIEQIRDIYQTVLNDSSKQLRASKYDIGCLVNIDNSGLKSLLASKFLQANDNNISVSLEVPEVIKLQGMELVDFITIVSILCDNAIEAAINAASPKLTIAFLLVNDKQMFIIENNTKEERVDLSELYAFGHSSKGEGRGIGLYNVMKILERYPLISLNTTSKAHLFGQSLEIDLSSKS, from the coding sequence ATGTCTGTTTTAAACTATATTATTGAATCCGTTGTTTCATTGGGTTCACTCATTGTTCTCTTTTTTAGTGTTAACCGCCTAAAGTATTCCATCCGTTCAATCCTCTTGGTCATTCTGCTCAGAGTATCCGTTGCAGCCCTTTTCGCGACTTTAAGTCAGTTATTTTCAAGTCAATTTTTATCTTATTTTGACACCCCTTTGTATGGTTTTCTCCTAGCCATGATATTGCTGCGGCCCTTACCGAAGACCCTTTTGATTTTCTATGGTCTACTGCCCTTTACCTTAGAAAATCTCTTTTATCGCATGGTGTCCTATTTTGTTTTACCTTTATTGGGGCAGTCATCGGGAATTATAGAAGATACACCAACTTTTATTCTCGTTAATTTCTTGTCTATATCGGCTGCTCTTTTCTTTTTAAAATGGCTAAAGTATGACTTTGTCAAGTTAAGAACAGACAATCTTGTAACTGAAGACAAACGGCTACTCTATCTGACCAACTGGGTGATGGTTGCGTATTACATCTTGATACAGACCTTGACTTATTTAGAGTATGACATCGGATTGCCGACCATGGCTCATCGTCAATTTATTCTAGTGACCTATCTTGTTATCTTCATGGGAATTATCAAACAACTTGATTTCCATTTGCGAAAAAAGCTACAAGAACAGCTTGATTTTCAACAAGCCTTGCAGCTCAAAAGCTTGGAAGATTATAGTAAGCAAGTTGAGGATCTTTATCGTGAAGTGAAATGTTTTAGGCATGATTATGCTAATCTGATGACCACATTACGCTTGGCTATTGAAGATAATGACATTGAGCAAATAAGGGACATTTACCAAACAGTATTAAACGATTCAAGTAAACAACTTCGAGCCAGTAAATATGACATCGGATGCTTGGTCAATATTGATAACTCCGGCTTGAAAAGTCTACTGGCCTCCAAGTTCTTACAGGCTAATGATAACAATATATCAGTTAGCTTGGAGGTGCCAGAAGTGATCAAACTGCAAGGAATGGAGTTGGTAGATTTTATCACAATAGTATCGATATTATGTGATAACGCCATAGAGGCTGCGATAAATGCAGCCAGTCCAAAGCTAACCATCGCTTTTTTGCTGGTCAATGATAAGCAGATGTTTATTATCGAAAATAACACCAAGGAAGAAAGAGTTGACCTTTCAGAGCTTTATGCCTTTGGTCATAGTTCTAAAGGCGAGGGCAGAGGTATTGGTCTATATAATGTCATGAAAATTCTAGAGCGTTACCCACTGATTTCGCTGAACACGACTAGTAAGGCTCATCTGTTTGGCCAATCTCTAGAAATTGACTTGTCATCGAAATCATGA
- a CDS encoding response regulator transcription factor has translation MNIFVLEDDFKQQARIEKIITKLLEKHNIVPKKFEISGKPHQLLQAIEEKGVHQLFFLDIEIKEDELKGLQVAKQIREIDPYASIVFVTTHSEFMPLSFRYQVSALDYIDKELGATEFESRIEAALFHVYGKNHKAVAEDSFYFKSKYAQVQYPFNEVYYIETSPRPHRVILYTKTDRMEFTASLSDILKQDKRLLQCHRSFAINPRNVVKVDRQEKQVYFPNSSTCLVSRQKLESTLAVIDRLHR, from the coding sequence ATGAATATCTTTGTATTGGAAGATGATTTTAAGCAACAAGCGAGAATTGAGAAGATTATTACTAAGCTGTTAGAAAAGCACAACATCGTTCCGAAAAAATTTGAAATTTCAGGAAAACCTCATCAGCTACTTCAAGCAATAGAAGAAAAAGGAGTACATCAGCTCTTCTTTTTAGATATTGAGATTAAGGAAGACGAACTAAAAGGACTTCAAGTCGCTAAACAAATTAGAGAGATTGACCCTTATGCTAGTATTGTTTTTGTGACAACACACTCCGAGTTTATGCCCTTATCTTTCAGGTACCAGGTATCTGCCCTAGATTATATTGATAAAGAACTTGGAGCTACTGAATTTGAATCGCGAATAGAAGCTGCTTTATTTCATGTTTATGGTAAGAATCATAAAGCAGTGGCGGAGGATTCATTTTATTTTAAATCTAAATATGCCCAAGTACAGTACCCCTTTAATGAAGTTTACTACATCGAGACTTCTCCACGTCCTCATCGTGTTATCCTTTACACCAAAACAGACCGAATGGAGTTTACAGCAAGTTTATCAGATATTCTGAAACAAGATAAGCGACTGTTACAATGTCATCGTTCATTTGCAATCAATCCGAGGAATGTTGTTAAGGTTGATCGGCAAGAAAAGCAGGTCTATTTTCCAAATAGCTCTACCTGTCTTGTCTCAAGGCAAAAGCTAGAATCAACTTTAGCTGTTATTGATAGACTGCATAGATAA
- a CDS encoding LytR/AlgR family response regulator transcription factor, protein MNFMIIKVKDETKKVLLSDILYIISHPSKPHYIQIVTEKEIYDCLQKLQNIEEMYPEYFIRCHRSSLVNRSKIKVINSREKRIFLGEKGEHCLTFSRRRYQDILRQWINKGGM, encoded by the coding sequence ATGAACTTTATGATTATCAAAGTCAAGGATGAAACAAAGAAAGTGCTGCTGTCAGATATACTATATATCATATCGCATCCATCTAAGCCACATTACATTCAAATTGTGACTGAGAAAGAGATTTATGATTGTTTACAAAAGCTACAAAACATAGAGGAAATGTATCCAGAATATTTTATTAGATGTCATCGTTCTAGTCTAGTTAACCGTTCAAAAATTAAGGTTATCAATTCTCGAGAAAAACGTATTTTTCTTGGAGAAAAAGGAGAACATTGCCTTACTTTTTCAAGACGTCGTTATCAGGACATACTGCGTCAGTGGATTAACAAAGGAGGAATGTAG
- a CDS encoding IS630 family transposase (programmed frameshift) codes for MAYSLDFRKKVLAYCEKTGSITEASVVFEISRNTIYQWLKLMESTGELHHHVKGTKPRKVDREKLKNYLEAHPDAFLTEIASEFGCHPTAIHYALKAMGYTPKKKSCTYYEQDPEKVNQFLKEFNNLSHLTPVYIDETGFETYFHREYGRSLKGQLITGQVSGRRFQRLPLVAGLINGKIIAPMTYKETMTSDFFEAWFKTFLLPTLDRPSVIIMDNARFHRMSKLKELCKEQGHRLLPLPPYSPEYNPIEKTWAQIKKHLRKVLPNFDTFLEALLSFSCFN; via the exons ATGGCATATTCATTAGATTTTCGTAAAAAAGTTCTCGCATACTGTGAGAAAACCGGCAGTATTACTGAAGCATCTGTTGTTTTCGAAATTTCACGCAACACCATCTATCAATGGCTAAAATTAATGGAGAGTACAGGCGAGCTTCATCACCATGTTAAGGGAACCAAACCAAGAAAAGTTGATAGAGAAAAATTAAAGAACTATCTTGAAGCTCATCCAGATGCTTTTTTGACTGAAATAGCTTCTGAATTTGGCTGTCATCCAACAGCTATTCATTACGCTCTCAAAGCTATGGGGTATACTC CGAAAAAAAAGAGCTGTACCTACTATGAACAAGACCCTGAGAAAGTAAATCAGTTCCTTAAAGAATTTAATAACTTAAGTCACTTGACACCTGTTTATATTGACGAGACAGGGTTTGAGACATATTTTCATCGAGAATATGGTCGCTCTTTGAAAGGTCAGTTGATCACAGGTCAGGTCTCTGGAAGAAGATTCCAGCGGCTACCTTTAGTTGCAGGTCTTATAAACGGTAAGATTATAGCCCCAATGACCTACAAAGAAACCATGACTAGTGACTTTTTCGAAGCTTGGTTTAAAACATTCTTACTGCCCACTTTAGATAGACCATCTGTTATCATTATGGACAATGCAAGGTTTCATCGGATGAGTAAGCTAAAAGAGTTATGCAAGGAGCAGGGTCATAGACTTTTACCACTTCCACCTTACTCACCTGAGTATAATCCTATTGAGAAAACATGGGCTCAAATCAAAAAACACCTCAGAAAAGTATTGCCAAATTTCGATACTTTTCTTGAGGCTCTTCTGTCCTTCTCTTGTTTCAATTGA
- a CDS encoding 8-oxo-dGTP diphosphatase, translated as MSRKQLVTLTNMCMIEDQDGNVVVQIRDPKRYRWSGAAFPGGHIEEGENFSDSVIREVFEETGLTISNPRLVGTKHWPDKEGHRYIVFLYKATEFSGTIHSTEEGEVRWVKKSELSQLELAYDLLEIVKVMDDPTLSEFFYTKKDQTGEWDRNFR; from the coding sequence ATGTCACGTAAACAATTGGTTACACTTACGAATATGTGTATGATAGAGGATCAGGATGGAAATGTAGTAGTTCAGATTCGAGATCCTAAACGGTATCGTTGGTCTGGCGCAGCATTTCCAGGTGGACATATTGAAGAAGGTGAGAATTTCTCTGACTCTGTTATACGTGAGGTTTTTGAAGAGACTGGCTTGACGATTTCAAATCCCCGCTTGGTGGGCACCAAGCACTGGCCTGACAAAGAAGGACATCGCTATATTGTCTTTCTTTATAAGGCTACGGAGTTTTCAGGAACTATCCACTCAACTGAAGAGGGAGAAGTTCGATGGGTTAAGAAATCCGAACTGAGTCAATTGGAATTAGCCTATGATTTGCTTGAAATCGTAAAAGTCATGGATGACCCAACCTTATCCGAATTCTTTTACACCAAGAAGGACCAAACTGGGGAATGGGACCGGAATTTTAGGTGA